In the Salmo trutta chromosome 33, fSalTru1.1, whole genome shotgun sequence genome, one interval contains:
- the si:ch73-204p21.2 gene encoding uncharacterized protein si:ch73-204p21.2 isoform X2 has translation MAPVGEVMGSWAVSVSKSFSPEVIVFSLLFLLLSIILLALCTICGRQSFELQDGGGEVERTQSRLMRVVKLEDTLAARENPMINDIRKNERDFSPIPEDSVPEQLPAEQDGIRLNPWRSHRVAPDQQGDSLGALQIANGTPVAMMTISPSPPTTVDIGDLRDVLNFTPELHSIPAPISVVEDDSPLVSVPPPVSSGNTLDTPIMNVLHTLVLDAPIVDSPIMHSFASVDVPIVNSLEPVDIPIVNDTDPLNIPIVNDLDLLEAPAEFSSNFIAQLEEEGQVEGKDQRPFLGVRPKHTYEIFGELTPDEPSVEVDLITPGYQTIAELVHESTTQPDNDTTMVTMPSDLASPDYEIIAELVQQLSATTLPDNEPIKTTGTDPGEGLDLTSPLSLVEEVEDGLSDRGWNPMYARVSRKLSKCPTPPPVPPPEDEEEEEEESLPPLPERSGEMEE, from the exons GCAATCCTTTGAGCTCCAGGACGGTGGTGGGGAGGTGGAGAGAACCCAGTCACGGCTGATGAGAGTG GTAAAGTTGGAGGACACCCTGGCCGCCAGGGAGAACCCCATGATCAATGACATCAGAAAAAACGAGAGAG ATTTCAGTCCCATACCTGAAGACAGTGTCCCAGAGCAGCTTCCTGCTGAGCAGGATGGCATCAGGCTCAATCCCTGGAGGAGCCACAGGGTGGCACCAGATCAGCAAG GTGATTCTCTAGGTGCCTTGCAGATTGCCAACGGAACCCCTGTGGCCATGATGACTATATCTCCTTCCCCTCCCACCACTGTCGACATCG GTGACCTGAGGGACGTCCTGAACTTCACACCCGAGCTCCACTCTATACCAGCCCCTATATCCGTGGTGGAAGATGACAGCCCCCTCGTGTCCGTACCCCCACCTGTCTCTTCAGGGAACACCCTGGACACACCCATCATGAATGTTCTTCACACCCTGGTGCTGGATGCCCCCATCGTGGATTCCCCCATCATGCACAGCTTTGCATCTGTGGATGTCCCCATTGTGAACAGCCTTGAACCTGTCGATATCCCCATTGTGAATGACACTGACCCCCTCAATATCCCCATCGTGAACGACCTTGATCTCCTGGAGGCCCCTGCAGAATTCAGCTCCAACTTTATCGCTCAGCTTGAAGAAGAGGGTCAGGTGGAGGGTAAGGACCAGAGGCCTTTCCTGGGGGTCCGACCCAAGCACACCTATGAGATTTTTGGGGAGCTCACTCCTGATGAACCCTCTGTGGAAGTGGACCTGATAACCCCAGGCTATCAAACCATAGCTGAACTGGTCCACGAATCAACCACACAGCCTGACAATGACACAACCATGGTCACAATGCCATCAGACCTGGCAAGCCCAGACTATGAGATCATAGCTGAACTGGTCCAGCAATTGAGCGCAACCACACTGCCTGACAATGAGCCAATAAAAACTACAGGCACAGACCCGGGGGAGGGGCTTGACCTGACAAGCCCTCTCTCATtggtggaggaggtagaggatgGTTTGAGTGACAGGGGGTGGAATCCAATGTACGCCAGGGTGAGCAGGAAGCTTAGTAAGTGCCCTACCCCACCCCCTGTGCCTCCGCCAGAGgacgaggaagaggaagaggaggaatctTTACCTCCATTACCGGAAAgaagtggagagatggaggaatga
- the LOC115172425 gene encoding uncharacterized protein LOC115172425 has protein sequence MGSGSSRGKKVAPASVNEINAFKRDDNTVHVSKVESHLFKPLKKPKLTNLNQSRNITQQLDCHSEGHDSEFSAEDDDIDVGLDRVLEEYDNRELRSKRKTFAKMLLIGSDTNGFCNSRRVYNESDSNLTPHLQSCELSEGTGAHCPYNGSVGVINKDKNVFHHFSKDTHIQFPSGTQENDFLTKGTCVESVPRIESDSVPVDSHGPSLSMPVILYDGSEVDLMETIEREFS, from the exons ATGGGTAGCGGTAGTAGTCGAGGAAAGAAGGTTGCACCTGCGAGTGTCAACGAGATAAACGCATTCAAAAGAGATGACAACACAGTCCATGTTTCGAAAGTGGAAAGTCACTTGTTCAAACCATTGAAGAAACCCAAATTGACGAATTTAAATCAGTCACGAAACATAACGCAACAACTAGACTGCCACAGTGAAGGACACGACTCGGAATTTTCAGCAGAGGACGATGACATTGATGTGGGACTGGACCGGGTTCTAGAGGAATATGACAATCGGGAATTGCGTTCCAAAAGGAAAACTTTTGCAAAGATGCTTTTAATCGGGTCAGACACGAATGGATTCTGTAATTCCAGACGGGTCTACAATGAAAGCGATTCCAATTTAACCCCTCACTTGCAAAGTTGTGAGTTGTCGGAAGGGACGGGGGCACATTGTCCATATAACGGTTCTGTAGGAGTCATCAACAAGGACAAGAATGTCTTTCACCACTTTTCCAAAGATACACACATTCAGTTCCCAAGCGGCACTCAGGAAAAT GACTTCTTGACAAAGGGGACTTGTGTGGAGTCAGTGCCTCGCATAGAATCAGACTC AGTCCCTGTCGATAGCCATGGCCCCTCTCTTTCCATGCCCGTCATCCTGTATGATGGATCAGAAGTGGACCTGATGgagaccatagagagagagtttagttga